From one Plantibacter flavus genomic stretch:
- a CDS encoding DUF885 domain-containing protein, with protein MSHEELRQSTPIDAIAESWVETLVQLKPEVGTYIGRTDVGGRYGDYSPAGHEAYVEAASRTLRELRSAAPVDAVDRVTQTDLSAELELDLASSDAGLQYRDLNVIASPSQELRDVFDLMPTATVEDWSTIRTRLGALPDAVDGYIETLREGISRGITPAGRQVAEVYEQVLRTGADDGFFIGFAANAGPADGQLPASLAAELSTGAGAAAVAYNRLADFLAHELLPAATQEDAIGRELYALQSRRFLGATVDLDESYEWGIEELARMVSEQEAIANEILPGASVEEAVAFLEQDPARKLHGTDALQRWMQETSDRAVEELGRTHFDIPQEIRALECMIAPTQEGGIYYTGPTDDFSRPGRMWWSVPAGVTEFDTWRELTTVYHEGVPGHHLQIGQAVVNRKTLNLWRRQLAGTSGHAEGWALYAERLMEQLGYLDDPADRLGMLDGQRMRAARVVLDIGVHLGKPLPDGSGTWTAEYAFDFMGRNVNMSPEFVRFEVNRYLGWPGQAPSYKIGQRIWEQLRDDAAGRAGDAFDIKDFHRRALDLGGVGLDTLRTAMLG; from the coding sequence TCGTCAGAGCACACCGATCGACGCCATCGCCGAGAGCTGGGTGGAGACCCTCGTCCAGCTGAAGCCGGAGGTCGGCACCTACATCGGCCGCACGGACGTCGGCGGACGGTACGGCGACTACTCGCCGGCCGGGCACGAGGCGTACGTCGAAGCCGCGTCGCGCACGCTTCGCGAGCTGCGGTCCGCCGCACCGGTCGACGCCGTCGACCGCGTCACCCAGACCGACCTCTCGGCGGAACTGGAGCTCGACCTCGCCTCGTCGGACGCCGGTCTCCAGTACCGCGACCTCAACGTGATCGCGTCGCCGTCGCAGGAACTGCGCGACGTCTTCGACCTGATGCCGACCGCGACGGTCGAGGACTGGAGCACCATCCGGACCCGCCTCGGCGCGTTGCCGGACGCGGTCGACGGGTACATCGAGACCCTGCGCGAGGGCATCTCCCGTGGGATCACCCCGGCAGGCCGCCAGGTGGCCGAGGTGTACGAGCAGGTCCTCCGCACCGGCGCCGACGACGGGTTCTTCATCGGTTTCGCCGCCAACGCCGGACCGGCGGACGGGCAGCTCCCGGCATCCCTCGCCGCCGAACTCTCGACTGGTGCCGGCGCCGCAGCCGTCGCCTACAACCGCCTGGCGGACTTCCTCGCGCACGAACTGCTGCCTGCTGCGACCCAGGAGGACGCCATCGGCCGCGAGCTCTACGCGCTGCAGTCCCGCCGCTTCCTCGGCGCGACGGTCGACCTCGACGAGAGCTACGAGTGGGGCATCGAGGAACTGGCGCGCATGGTGTCGGAGCAGGAGGCGATCGCGAACGAGATCCTCCCCGGCGCGTCCGTCGAGGAGGCGGTCGCATTCCTCGAACAGGATCCGGCGCGCAAGCTGCACGGCACCGACGCGCTCCAGCGGTGGATGCAGGAGACGAGTGACCGTGCGGTCGAGGAGCTGGGGCGCACGCACTTCGACATCCCGCAGGAGATCCGCGCGCTCGAGTGCATGATCGCGCCGACGCAGGAGGGCGGGATCTACTACACCGGCCCGACGGACGACTTCTCACGCCCTGGCCGCATGTGGTGGTCCGTCCCCGCCGGCGTCACCGAGTTCGACACGTGGCGCGAGCTCACGACCGTCTACCACGAGGGTGTGCCAGGACATCACCTGCAGATCGGGCAGGCCGTCGTCAACCGGAAGACGCTCAACCTCTGGCGCCGACAGCTCGCCGGCACCTCCGGCCACGCCGAGGGATGGGCGCTCTACGCCGAGCGCCTGATGGAACAGCTCGGATACCTCGACGACCCGGCGGACCGCCTGGGCATGCTCGACGGTCAGCGGATGCGCGCGGCCCGCGTCGTCCTCGACATCGGCGTACACCTCGGCAAGCCGCTTCCGGACGGCAGCGGGACCTGGACCGCCGAGTACGCCTTCGACTTCATGGGTCGCAACGTCAACATGTCGCCGGAGTTCGTCCGGTTCGAGGTCAACCGGTACCTCGGTTGGCCCGGCCAGGCGCCCTCGTACAAGATCGGCCAGCGCATCTGGGAACAGCTCCGCGACGACGCGGCCGGCCGCGCCGGAGACGCCTTCGACATCAAGGACTTCCACCGTCGGGCACTGGACCTCGGTGGCGTCGGGCTCGACACGCTGCGGACGGCGATGCTCGGATGA
- a CDS encoding epimerase: MTAERIVVAGASGFIGRRLVESFRADGATVSVIGRGAADARWGDHAGIARLVDGADLLVNLAGKSVNCRYTPSNRAEILRSRVDTTTELARAVRAAVSPPPLWINSSTATIYRHADDRPMTEADGEIGSGFSVDVATAWEQAFFADELPGTRRVALRIAIVLGDGGALTPLRWLARLGLGGPQLDGHWPTSRSRRAAGTDHRFGTPGGRQRFSWIHLDDVIGIVRFLRGHPELDGVVNVTSPNPTDNRGFMRTVRYVLGMPVGLPAPRWLLEIGMSVLRTESELVLKSRWAMPERLLQAGYRFEHPTLDPALRDILSDRGLPADPENR; this comes from the coding sequence ATGACGGCTGAACGGATCGTCGTCGCCGGCGCGTCCGGGTTCATCGGGCGTCGTCTGGTCGAGTCGTTCCGGGCCGACGGCGCCACCGTATCCGTCATCGGGCGTGGTGCCGCCGACGCGCGATGGGGTGACCACGCGGGCATCGCCCGGCTGGTCGACGGCGCGGACCTCCTGGTCAACCTCGCCGGGAAGAGCGTGAACTGTCGCTACACCCCGTCGAACCGCGCCGAGATCCTCCGATCCCGCGTGGACACGACGACGGAGCTGGCGCGGGCGGTGCGTGCAGCCGTTTCGCCTCCGCCGCTCTGGATCAATTCGTCGACCGCCACGATCTACCGCCATGCCGACGACCGCCCGATGACGGAGGCCGACGGTGAGATCGGTTCCGGGTTCTCCGTCGACGTCGCGACCGCCTGGGAGCAGGCGTTCTTCGCGGACGAGCTGCCCGGGACACGACGGGTCGCCCTCCGCATCGCGATCGTCCTGGGGGACGGCGGAGCACTCACCCCGCTCAGGTGGTTGGCGCGTCTCGGCCTCGGCGGACCCCAACTGGACGGTCACTGGCCCACTTCCCGATCGCGTCGTGCCGCCGGCACGGATCACCGGTTCGGGACGCCGGGCGGGCGGCAGCGGTTCAGCTGGATCCACCTGGACGACGTCATCGGGATCGTCCGGTTCCTCCGTGGCCATCCCGAACTCGACGGCGTCGTCAACGTGACGTCACCGAACCCCACCGACAACCGCGGATTCATGCGGACCGTGCGGTACGTGCTCGGGATGCCGGTCGGCCTCCCCGCACCCCGCTGGTTGCTGGAGATCGGGATGTCCGTCCTGCGGACCGAGAGCGAGCTGGTCCTGAAGAGTCGCTGGGCGATGCCGGAGCGGCTGCTGCAGGCGGGCTACCGGTTCGAGCACCCGACGCTCGATCCAGCGCTGCGGGACATCCTCTCCGACCGCGGCTTGCCTGCAGACCCGGAAAATCGCTAG
- the rpsA gene encoding 30S ribosomal protein S1, which translates to MTSATTAPKQVAINDIGSAEDFLAAVEKTLKFFNDGDLIEGTVVKIDRDEVLLDVGYKTEGVIPSRELSIKHDVDPSEVVNVGDTIEALVLQKEDKEGRLILSKKRAQYERAWGDVEKIKESDGVVTGSVIEVVKGGLIVDIGLRGFLPASLIELRRVRDLTPYLGQEIEAKILELDKNRNNVVLSRRALLEQTQSESRTTFLNNLQKGQVRKGVVSSIVNFGAFVDLGGVDGLVHVSELSWKHIEHASEVVEVGQEVTVEILEVDLDRERVSLSLKATQEDPWQVFARTHAIGQVAPGKVTKLVPFGAFVRVADGIEGLVHISELSGKHVELAEQVVSVGEEVFVKVIDIDLERRRISLSLKQANEGVDPEGTEFDPALYGMLTEYDELGNYKYPEGFDAETQEWKEGFDAEREKWEQDYAAAQARWEAHKKQVAAAAVEEANQASSSTASSSAGSSFSSDSAGGGTLADDESLAALREKLSSN; encoded by the coding sequence ATGACAAGCGCAACGACCGCCCCCAAGCAGGTCGCAATCAACGACATCGGATCTGCTGAGGACTTCCTCGCAGCGGTCGAAAAGACTCTGAAGTTCTTCAACGACGGCGACCTCATCGAGGGCACCGTCGTGAAGATCGACCGCGACGAGGTCCTCCTCGACGTCGGCTACAAGACCGAGGGTGTCATCCCCTCGCGTGAACTCTCCATCAAGCACGACGTCGACCCCTCCGAGGTCGTCAACGTCGGCGACACGATCGAGGCTCTCGTTCTCCAGAAGGAGGACAAGGAAGGCCGTCTGATCCTGTCGAAGAAGCGCGCGCAGTACGAGCGTGCTTGGGGCGACGTGGAGAAGATCAAGGAATCCGACGGCGTCGTCACCGGTTCGGTCATCGAGGTCGTCAAGGGCGGCCTCATCGTCGACATCGGCCTCCGTGGCTTCCTCCCGGCTTCGCTCATCGAGCTGCGCCGCGTCCGCGACCTCACGCCGTACCTCGGCCAGGAGATCGAGGCGAAGATCCTCGAGCTCGACAAGAACCGCAACAACGTGGTCCTGTCGCGCCGTGCGCTCCTCGAGCAGACGCAGTCCGAGAGCCGCACCACCTTCCTCAACAACCTCCAGAAGGGACAGGTCCGCAAGGGCGTCGTCTCCTCGATCGTCAACTTCGGCGCGTTCGTCGACCTCGGCGGCGTCGACGGTCTGGTCCACGTCTCCGAGCTCAGCTGGAAGCACATCGAGCACGCCAGCGAGGTCGTCGAGGTCGGTCAGGAAGTCACCGTCGAGATCCTCGAGGTCGACCTGGACCGCGAGCGCGTCTCGCTGTCGCTCAAGGCGACCCAGGAGGACCCGTGGCAGGTCTTCGCCCGCACCCACGCCATCGGCCAGGTTGCACCGGGTAAGGTCACCAAGCTCGTCCCGTTCGGTGCGTTCGTCCGCGTCGCAGACGGCATCGAGGGCCTCGTGCACATCTCGGAGCTCTCCGGCAAGCACGTCGAGCTCGCCGAGCAGGTCGTGTCGGTCGGCGAAGAGGTCTTCGTCAAGGTCATCGACATCGACCTCGAGCGTCGCCGTATCTCGCTGAGCCTCAAGCAGGCCAACGAGGGTGTCGACCCCGAGGGCACCGAGTTCGACCCGGCCCTCTACGGCATGCTCACGGAGTACGACGAGCTCGGGAACTACAAGTACCCCGAGGGCTTCGACGCCGAGACGCAGGAGTGGAAGGAAGGCTTCGACGCCGAGCGCGAGAAGTGGGAGCAGGACTACGCTGCCGCCCAGGCTCGTTGGGAAGCGCACAAGAAGCAGGTCGCTGCCGCAGCCGTCGAAGAGGCCAACCAGGCTTCCTCCTCGACCGCGTCCTCGTCGGCCGGTTCCTCGTTCTCGAGCGACTCCGCCGGCGGCGGCACGCTCGCTGACGACGAGTCCCTCGCGGCCCTCCGCGAGAAGCTCTCGAGCAACTAG
- the coaE gene encoding dephospho-CoA kinase produces the protein MYLIGLTGGIASGKSTIAARLAEHGAVVIDADVLSREAVEPGTPGLAAIAERFGADVIGPDGALDRAALGSIVFADDQARADLNAIVHPEVKRRSQARIAEASNDPGAVVVYDVPLLVETGRADEFDLVVVAAAPEGERARRLVDLRGLDRGEAERRIAAQATEEQRAAVADVVIDTSGSLEHTLSQVDAVWHRAAAMAVPAPDRQDGV, from the coding sequence ATGTACCTCATCGGCCTCACCGGCGGGATCGCCTCCGGCAAATCGACCATCGCGGCCCGGCTCGCTGAACACGGCGCCGTCGTCATCGACGCGGACGTCCTCTCACGAGAGGCCGTCGAGCCGGGGACCCCGGGACTGGCCGCCATCGCGGAGCGCTTCGGTGCCGACGTGATCGGGCCCGACGGAGCACTCGACCGCGCGGCGCTCGGCTCGATCGTCTTCGCCGACGACCAGGCGCGGGCCGACCTCAACGCCATCGTGCACCCGGAGGTCAAACGGCGTTCACAGGCCCGGATCGCCGAAGCCTCGAACGACCCCGGTGCCGTCGTCGTCTACGATGTCCCGCTGCTCGTCGAGACCGGCCGCGCCGACGAGTTCGACCTCGTGGTCGTCGCCGCAGCTCCGGAGGGGGAGCGTGCCCGTCGGCTCGTCGACCTCCGCGGGCTCGACCGGGGCGAGGCGGAACGACGCATCGCGGCCCAAGCGACCGAGGAGCAGCGCGCAGCCGTCGCCGACGTGGTGATCGACACTTCCGGCTCGCTCGAGCACACCCTCAGCCAGGTCGACGCGGTCTGGCACCGCGCCGCCGCGATGGCCGTACCGGCGCCCGACCGCCAGGACGGCGTCTGA
- the uvrB gene encoding excinuclease ABC subunit UvrB produces the protein MEPTRAVRPFEVISEYEPSGDQPAAIEQLSGRINAGETDVVLLGATGTGKSATTAWLIEAVQRPTLVLAHNKTLAAQLANEFRELMPNNAVEYFVSYYDYYQPEAYVPQTDTFIEKDSSINAEVERLRHSTTNSLLSRRDVIVVSTVSCIYGLGAAEEYLEAMAALQVGQNIGRDRLIRKFVGMQYNRNDVDFSRGNFRVRGDTIEIIPVYEELAIRIEFFGDEIEALYALHPLTGDVVKRLDAVSVFPASHYAASPQTIQRAIGTIQEELAERLQSLEREGKLLEAQRLRMRTTFDLEMMQQIGFCSGIENYSRHIDGRSAGEAPNCLLDYFPDDFLTVIDESHVTVPQIGAMFEGDASRKRTLVEHGFRLPSAMDNRPLRWDEFKNRVGQTVYLSATPGKYEMGIADGIVEQIIRPTGLVDPAIIVKPSNGQIDDLLEEIRVRAERDERVLVTTLTKKMAEELTDFLTEAGVRVRYLHSDVDTLRRVELLSELRQGVYDVLIGINLLREGLDLPEVSLVAILDADKEGFLRSSTSLIQTIGRAARNVSGEVHMYADVLTDSMKRAIEETDRRREKQIAYNEERGIDPQPLRKRIADITEALAREGADTAALLAGRDNGKKKSPTPNLRREGIAAEGANDLESIIADLNAQMLAAAAELKFELAGRLRDEVSELKQELRQMAKAGHI, from the coding sequence ATGGAACCAACACGCGCCGTCCGCCCCTTCGAGGTGATCAGCGAGTACGAGCCGAGCGGCGATCAGCCCGCCGCCATCGAGCAGCTGTCCGGGCGCATCAACGCCGGCGAGACCGATGTCGTCCTCCTGGGTGCCACCGGTACCGGTAAGTCCGCGACGACCGCCTGGCTCATCGAAGCCGTCCAGCGCCCGACGCTCGTCCTGGCGCACAACAAGACCCTCGCGGCCCAGCTGGCGAACGAGTTCCGCGAACTCATGCCGAACAACGCGGTCGAGTACTTCGTCTCCTACTACGACTACTACCAGCCCGAGGCGTACGTCCCACAGACCGACACCTTCATCGAGAAGGACTCGTCCATCAACGCCGAGGTCGAGCGGCTGCGGCACTCGACCACCAACTCGCTGCTGAGCCGTCGCGACGTCATCGTCGTGTCGACCGTGTCGTGCATCTACGGTCTCGGTGCGGCGGAGGAGTACCTGGAGGCGATGGCGGCGCTGCAGGTCGGGCAGAACATCGGGCGCGACCGCCTCATCCGCAAGTTCGTCGGCATGCAGTACAACCGCAACGACGTCGACTTCTCGCGCGGCAACTTCCGTGTGCGCGGCGACACCATCGAGATCATCCCGGTCTACGAGGAGCTCGCGATCCGCATCGAGTTCTTCGGCGACGAGATCGAGGCCCTCTACGCCCTGCACCCGCTCACCGGCGACGTCGTGAAGAGGCTCGACGCGGTGTCGGTGTTCCCGGCCTCCCACTACGCCGCCAGCCCGCAGACGATCCAGCGCGCCATCGGCACCATCCAGGAAGAACTGGCGGAGCGGCTCCAGTCGCTCGAACGCGAGGGCAAGCTCCTCGAGGCGCAGCGACTCCGCATGCGCACCACCTTCGACCTCGAGATGATGCAGCAGATCGGCTTCTGCTCCGGCATCGAGAACTACTCGCGCCACATCGACGGCCGCTCGGCCGGCGAGGCACCGAACTGCCTCCTCGACTACTTCCCAGACGACTTCCTCACCGTCATCGACGAGTCGCATGTCACCGTTCCGCAGATCGGCGCGATGTTCGAGGGCGACGCCTCCCGCAAGCGCACCCTGGTCGAGCACGGGTTCCGACTCCCGAGCGCGATGGACAACCGCCCGCTCCGGTGGGACGAGTTCAAGAACCGCGTCGGCCAGACGGTGTACCTCTCGGCGACGCCGGGCAAGTACGAGATGGGCATCGCGGACGGCATCGTCGAGCAGATCATCCGCCCGACCGGCCTCGTCGACCCGGCGATCATCGTGAAGCCCTCCAACGGCCAGATCGACGACCTCCTCGAGGAGATCCGGGTCCGCGCCGAACGCGACGAGCGCGTCCTCGTGACCACCCTCACCAAGAAGATGGCGGAGGAGCTCACCGACTTCCTGACGGAGGCCGGCGTGCGCGTCCGCTACCTGCACTCCGACGTCGACACCCTCCGGCGGGTCGAGCTGCTGAGCGAACTCCGGCAGGGCGTCTACGACGTCCTCATCGGCATCAACCTGCTGCGCGAGGGGCTCGACCTCCCGGAGGTCTCGCTCGTGGCGATCCTCGACGCCGACAAGGAGGGCTTCCTCCGCTCGTCGACCTCGCTCATCCAGACCATCGGTCGTGCCGCCCGCAACGTGTCCGGCGAGGTCCACATGTACGCCGACGTCCTGACCGACTCGATGAAGCGCGCGATCGAGGAGACGGACCGTCGCCGGGAGAAGCAGATCGCCTACAACGAGGAGCGCGGCATCGATCCGCAGCCGTTGCGCAAGCGCATCGCCGACATCACCGAGGCGCTCGCCCGAGAAGGTGCGGACACCGCGGCGTTGCTCGCCGGACGCGACAACGGCAAGAAGAAGAGTCCGACGCCGAACCTGCGTCGGGAGGGCATCGCCGCCGAGGGCGCGAACGACCTGGAGTCGATCATCGCCGACCTCAACGCCCAGATGCTGGCCGCCGCGGCCGAACTCAAGTTCGAACTCGCCGGCCGCCTCCGCGACGAGGTCTCCGAACTCAAGCAGGAACTCCGACAGATGGCCAAGGCCGGGCACATCTAG
- the uvrA gene encoding excinuclease ABC subunit UvrA: MSIAKVDHHSTLSVRGARVHNLQNVDLEIPRDSLVVFTGLSGSGKSSLAFDTIFAEGQRRYVESLSAYARQFLGQVDRPDVDFIEGLSPAVSIDQKSTNRNPRSTVGTITEVYDYMRLLWARIGVPHCPVCGEVIQRQTVQQIADQLMELEERRRYQIVAPVVSQKKGEFVDLFKELSAKGFARAIVDGEAIQLAEPPTLKKQVKHDIAVVVDRLVAGPEILGRLTDSLETALQLTDGLVTINFVDEEGDEAWRTFSEKLSCPNNHPLQLTEIEPRTFSFNAPFGACPECSGLGTRMSVDAELLLGDEELSINEGVIVPWTTQGKGLYQYYEKLLDGLARDLDFSLDTPWRDLPSKVQEAVLRGDNFKVKVKWKNRFGREMSYSSGFEGVIPYIERQYLQADTDSQRVRWSEYLREVPCQVCGGRRLKPEVLSVLIHDHSIAEVAELSLSDARKFMDRLELSDREAHIAAQVLREIKVRLDFLIQVGLNYLDLARTAGSLSGGEAQRIRLATQIGSGLTGVLYVLDEPSIGLHQRDNRRLIETLVALRDLGNTLIVVEHDEDTIRTADWIVDIGPGAGVNGGRVVHSGSYEALEANTESLTGDYLSGRKAIEIPAKRRPIDTKRQIQVIGAQANNLKKVSADFPLGVLTAVTGVSGSGKSSLVNDVLYRVLANKLNGARKLPGKHTRVTGLEHLDKVVHVDQAPIGRTPRSNPATYTGVFDKIRNLFAETQEAKVRGYLAGRFSFNVKGGRCEACSGDGTIKIEMNFLPDVYVACEVCGGARYNRDTLTIHYKGKNIAEVLDMPIAEAADFFEPISSIHRFLKTLVEVGLGYVRLGQSATTLSGGEAQRVKLATELQRRSNGRSVYVLDEPTTGLHFEDVRKLLLVLGGLVDKGNTVIVIEHNLDVIKSADWLIDMGPEGGAGGGTVLATGTPEHLATVPGSHTGFFLNELFEAEAGGSRKAG; encoded by the coding sequence GTGTCAATTGCCAAGGTAGATCACCACTCCACGCTCAGCGTCCGCGGTGCCCGCGTCCACAATCTTCAGAACGTCGACCTCGAGATCCCACGCGACTCGCTCGTCGTCTTCACGGGTCTTTCGGGCTCGGGGAAGTCCTCGCTCGCCTTCGACACGATCTTCGCCGAGGGCCAGCGACGCTACGTCGAGTCGCTCTCGGCGTACGCCCGCCAGTTCCTCGGTCAGGTCGACCGCCCGGACGTCGACTTCATCGAGGGCCTGAGCCCTGCGGTCTCGATCGACCAGAAGTCCACGAACCGCAACCCGCGGTCGACCGTCGGGACGATCACCGAGGTCTACGACTACATGCGGCTGCTCTGGGCGCGCATCGGGGTCCCGCACTGCCCGGTCTGCGGCGAGGTCATCCAACGCCAGACGGTGCAGCAGATCGCCGACCAGCTGATGGAGCTCGAGGAGCGACGCCGGTACCAGATCGTCGCCCCCGTCGTGAGCCAGAAGAAGGGCGAGTTCGTCGACCTCTTCAAGGAGCTCTCGGCCAAGGGCTTCGCACGCGCCATCGTCGACGGCGAGGCGATCCAGCTGGCGGAGCCGCCGACGCTCAAGAAGCAGGTCAAGCACGACATCGCGGTCGTCGTCGACCGCCTCGTCGCCGGGCCCGAGATCCTCGGCCGCCTGACGGACTCCCTCGAGACGGCACTGCAGCTCACCGACGGCCTCGTGACGATCAACTTCGTCGACGAGGAGGGCGACGAAGCCTGGCGCACCTTCTCCGAGAAGCTCTCCTGCCCGAACAACCACCCGCTGCAGCTGACCGAGATCGAGCCGCGGACGTTCTCGTTCAACGCCCCGTTCGGTGCCTGCCCGGAGTGCTCCGGCCTCGGCACGCGCATGTCGGTCGACGCGGAGCTGCTCCTCGGCGACGAGGAACTCAGCATCAACGAGGGCGTCATCGTGCCCTGGACCACGCAGGGCAAGGGGCTCTACCAGTACTACGAGAAGCTGCTCGACGGGCTGGCCCGCGACCTCGACTTCTCGCTCGACACCCCCTGGCGCGACCTGCCCTCCAAGGTCCAGGAGGCGGTACTCCGCGGCGACAACTTCAAGGTCAAGGTCAAGTGGAAGAACCGCTTCGGCCGTGAGATGAGCTACTCCTCGGGCTTCGAGGGCGTCATCCCCTACATCGAGCGGCAGTACCTCCAGGCCGACACCGACAGCCAACGGGTGCGGTGGTCGGAGTACCTGCGCGAAGTCCCGTGCCAGGTCTGCGGCGGTCGTCGCCTGAAGCCCGAGGTGCTCTCGGTCCTGATCCACGATCACAGCATCGCGGAGGTCGCCGAGCTGAGCCTCTCCGACGCCCGGAAGTTCATGGACCGCCTCGAACTGAGCGACCGCGAGGCCCACATCGCGGCGCAGGTGCTCCGTGAGATCAAGGTGCGTCTCGACTTCCTCATCCAGGTCGGGCTCAACTACCTCGACCTGGCCAGGACCGCCGGCTCCCTCTCGGGTGGTGAGGCGCAGCGCATCCGCCTCGCGACGCAGATCGGCTCGGGCCTCACCGGCGTGCTCTACGTCCTCGACGAACCGAGCATCGGCCTGCACCAGCGCGACAACCGCCGACTCATCGAGACCCTCGTCGCCCTCCGCGACCTCGGCAACACGCTGATCGTCGTCGAGCACGACGAGGACACCATCCGCACCGCCGACTGGATCGTCGACATCGGTCCCGGCGCGGGCGTCAACGGCGGCCGTGTCGTGCACTCCGGATCGTACGAGGCGCTCGAGGCCAACACCGAGTCCCTCACCGGTGACTACCTCTCCGGCCGCAAGGCCATCGAGATCCCGGCGAAGCGTCGCCCGATCGACACGAAGCGTCAGATCCAGGTGATCGGAGCGCAGGCGAACAACCTGAAGAAGGTCAGCGCGGACTTCCCGCTCGGAGTCCTCACCGCCGTCACCGGCGTGAGCGGCTCCGGGAAGTCCTCGCTGGTCAACGACGTCCTGTACCGGGTCCTGGCGAACAAGCTGAACGGCGCGCGCAAGCTGCCCGGCAAGCACACCAGGGTCACGGGTCTGGAGCACCTCGACAAGGTGGTCCACGTCGACCAGGCGCCCATCGGCCGCACCCCTCGCTCGAACCCCGCCACGTACACCGGCGTCTTCGACAAGATCCGCAACCTCTTCGCGGAGACGCAGGAGGCCAAGGTCCGCGGCTACCTCGCCGGGCGGTTCAGCTTCAACGTCAAGGGCGGCCGCTGTGAGGCCTGCTCGGGCGACGGCACGATCAAGATCGAGATGAACTTCCTGCCCGACGTCTACGTCGCCTGCGAGGTGTGCGGGGGAGCGCGGTACAACCGCGACACCCTGACCATCCACTACAAGGGCAAGAACATCGCCGAGGTGCTTGACATGCCGATCGCCGAGGCTGCCGACTTCTTCGAGCCGATCTCCTCGATCCACCGGTTCCTCAAGACGCTCGTCGAGGTCGGCCTGGGCTATGTCCGTCTCGGCCAGAGCGCCACGACCCTGTCCGGCGGCGAAGCCCAACGCGTCAAGCTCGCGACGGAGCTGCAGCGGCGGAGCAACGGGCGCAGCGTCTACGTCCTCGACGAGCCGACCACGGGTCTGCACTTCGAAGACGTCCGGAAGCTGCTGCTCGTCCTCGGCGGGCTCGTCGACAAGGGCAACACGGTCATCGTGATCGAGCACAACCTCGACGTCATCAAGTCCGCCGACTGGCTCATCGACATGGGCCCCGAGGGTGGAGCCGGTGGCGGGACGGTCCTCGCCACCGGAACACCCGAGCACCTCGCGACGGTCCCCGGCAGCCACACGGGCTTCTTCCTGAACGAACTGTTCGAGGCAGAGGCCGGCGGCAGCCGCAAGGCGGGCTGA